In Solanum lycopersicum chromosome 5, SLM_r2.1, the following are encoded in one genomic region:
- the LOC101244183 gene encoding receptor protein kinase-like protein ZAR1: MQSFLCFSIFLILCSCCVFVTSLNDEGIALWSFKKGIGQDPEGSLKNWNFSDETPCSWNGVTCKDLKVVSVSIPRKKLTGFLSSSLGSLTELRHVNLRSNLFSGSLPVELFEVQGLQSLVLYGNSFSGVIPFEVGKLNYLQTLDLSQNFLNGSVPITLLQCKRLKVLDLSHNNFTGVVPEGFGGNLSALEELNLGFNKFGGKIPTDLGNLSNLKGTVDLSHNMFSGSIPASLGNLPEKVYIDLTYNNLSGPIPQNGALINRGPTAFIGNLGLCGPPLKNPCSAQSDASSPSSEPFLPNNIPPLDGAGGDVNGRGLSRGAVIAIIVGDVVGICVIGLLFSYCYSRICGCGRKKDEPGFGFQKGGGKGRKECLCFRKDESETLSENVEQYDLVALDNQVAFDLDELLKASAFVLGKSGIGIVYKVVLEDGLNLAVRRLGEGGSQRFKEFQTEVEAIGKLRHQNIVTLRAYYWSVDEKLLIYDFIPNGNLTTAIHGKPGMVSFTPLSWSIRLKIMKGTAKGLVYLHEYSPKKYVHGDLKPSNILLGHDMEPKISDFGLGRLANIAGTSPTLQSNHMTSEKPQQSKQGSAPSESGTVTSTTTSGSCYQAPEALKVVKPSQKWDIYSYGVILLEMITGRTPIIQVGSTEMDLVNWIHWCIEEKKPLSDVLDSCLAQDADKEEEMIAVLKIAMACVHSSPERRPSMRHISDALDRLQASSE, from the exons ATGCAAAGACCTAAAAGTTGTATCTGTTAGTATACCTAGAAAGAAACTCACTGGGTTTCTTTCTTCTAGTCTTGGATCTCTTACTGAGCTTAGACATGTTAATTTAAGAAGTAATTTGTTTTCTGGTAGTTTGCCTGTTGAGCTTTTTGAGGTTCAAGGTTTGCAAAGTTTGGTTCTTTATGGGAATTCCTTTTCTGGGGTTATACCTTTTGAGGTTGGGAAGCTAAATTATCTTCAAACTTTGGATTTATCACAAAATTTCTTGAATGGGTCTGTGCCTATAACATTGCTTCAGTGTAAGAGATTGAAGGTTCTTGATTTAAGTCATAATAACTTTACTGGTGTTGTACCAGAAGGGTTTGGGGGTAATTTGTCTGCATTGGAAGAACTTAATCTTGGATTCAACAAATTTGGTGGTAAAATTCCAACTGATTTGGGAAATTTGTCTAATTTGAAAGGAACTGTTGATTTGTCTCATAATATGTTTAGTGGTTCAATTCCGGCTAGTCTTGGTAATCTTCCTGAGAAGGTGTATATTGATTTGACTTATAACAATTTGAGTGGTCCAATTCCACAAAATGGTGCTTTGATTAACAGAGGACCTACTGCTTTTATTGGAAATCTTGGGCTCTGTGGACCTCCATTGAAAAACCCGTGTTCTGCGCAAAGTGACGCGAGTTCACCGTCCTCGGAACCTTTCTTGCCTAATAACATACCTCCATTAGATGGTGCTGGAGGGGATGTGAATGGTAGAGGTTTGAGTAGAGGTGCTGTAATCGCGATAATTGTGGGGGATGTGGTTGGGATTTGTGTTATTGGGTTGTTGTTCTCGTATTGTTATTCGAGAATCTGTGGTTGTGGGAGGAAAAAAGATGAACCCGGATTTGGTTTTCAGAAGGGGGGAGGGAAAGGAAGGAAAGAGTGTTTATGTTTTAGGAAGGATGAGTCAGAGACGTTATCGGAAAATGTTGAACAATATGATCTAGTGGCACTAGATAATCAAGTGGCATTTGATCTTGATGAACTTCTCAAGGCATCTGCATTTGTCCTTGGTAAAAGTGGTATCGGCATTGTGTACAAAGTTGTGCTCGAAGACGGGCTTAACTTGGCTGTAAGGAGATTAGGCGAGGGTGGTTCACAAAGATTTAAGGAATTCCAGACGGAGGTCGAAGCAATTGGAAAACTGAGACATCAAAATATTGTGACTCTTCGTGCCTATTATTGGTCTGTCGATGAGAAGCTACTGATATATGACTTCATTCCAAATGGAAACCTTACCACTGCAATTCACG GAAAACCTGGTATGGTGTCGTTTACACCGCTTTCATGGTCCATTCGACTGAAAATAATGAAGGGAACTGCAAAAGGTTTGGTTTATTTACATGAGTACAGTCCCAAGAAATATGTTCACGGCGATCTAAAGCCTTCTAATATATTACTTGGGCACGACATGGAGCCCAAAATCTCGGACTTTGGACTTGGACGTCTTGCTAATATAGCTGGAACATCCCCTACGTTGCAATCCAACCACATGACCTCTGAGAAACCACAACAAAGTAAGCAAGGCAGTGCGCCATCAGAGTCCGGGACAGTTACATCAACTACAACATCTGGTTCTTGCTACCAAGCTCCCGAGGCGTTAAAAGTGGTGAAACCATCACAAAAATGGGACATTTACTCGTACGGAGTGATCTTGCTTGAAATGATCACGGGAAGAACCCCGATTATCCAAGTAGGTTCTACTGAAATGGATCTCGTAAACTGGATTCACTGGTGCATTGAAGAGAAGAAGCCACTTTCGGATGTATTGGACTCGTGTTTAGCACAAGATGCTGATAAAGAAGAGGAAATGATCGCGGTTTTGAAGATTGCAATGGCGTGTGTTCACAGCAGCCCGGAGAGAAGACCTTCAATGAGACACATATCTGATGCATTAGACAGACTGCAAGCTTCCTCTGAATGA
- the IAA32 gene encoding auxin-responsive protein IAA32: MDSNSSEYLLNHATTLPSVYYQTNNKENGNFIDLGLSLRALQPEAYYPSTHGGYDELIDWQHLHPQLSKNSRSEYPTNFNNYDDESEGIQSKERWEYVKVNMDGVIVGRKICLLEHSSYSSIATQLEDMFGKQNMDGLRLFQDGSEFSLFYKDRNDQWRIVGDVPWNEFADRVKRLRIMRKDEAFFPN; this comes from the exons ATGGATTCAAATTCTTCTGAATATCTTCTAAACCATGCAACAACTCTTCCTTCTGTTTATTATCAAAccaataataaagagaatggtaattttattgatttgggACTAAGTCTTAGAGCTTTGCAGCCTGAGGCCTATTATCCATCTACTCATG GTGGCTATGATGAGTTGATAGATTGGCAACATTTGCATCCACAATTAAGCAAAAATTCAAGAAGTGAATATcctacaaattttaataattatgatgATGAAAGTGAAGGGATTCAAAGCAAAGAGAGATGGGAATATGTGAAGGTTAATATGGATGGAGTTATTGTTGGAAGAAAAATTTGTCTTCTTGAACATTCAAGCTATTCTAGCATTGCAACACAACTTGAAGACATGTTTG GTAAACAAAATATGGATGGGCTAAGGCTATTCCAAGATGGTTCAGAGTTCTCATTATTTTACAAAGATAGGAATGACCAATGGAGGATTGTTGGTGATGTTCCATGGAa CGAATTTGCAGATCGAGTGAAGAGGCTAAGAATTATGAGGAAAGATGAAGCATTCTTCCCCAATTGA